A stretch of DNA from Streptomyces spiramyceticus:
GCGGGGCGGGGCGAGACGCTCGCCGTCGCCGAATCGCTGACCGGTGGCCTGGTGGCCGCCGAGCTGACTTCCGTGCCCGGTGCCTCGCGGGTCTTCCGCGGATCGGTCACGGCGTACACGACCGAGCTGAAACGGGACGTACTCGGGGTCGACGGGGCACTTCTGGAGCAGCACGGCGCCGTGGACCCGGAGGTCGCGCGGCAGATGGCGGCCGGTGTACGGCGCGTGCTCGGGGCCGGCTGGGGTATCGCAACGACGGGCGTCGCCGGGCCGGACGGGCAGGACGGAAAGCCCGTCGGGACGGTGTTTGTGGCGGTTGCGGGGCCGGGCGGTACAGGGAATGTGGCCCCTTTGAGGTTGAACGGGGACCGGGCGGTAATCCGTATGGAGAGTGTACGAAGAGTGCTGACCCTGCTCTTCGGCGAACTGATCGAGAATGCGCGGGCACAGGATACGGAACAGAACGGGGGGAATTGATGTTTGCAGCCCTGAGTGAACACGACATCGCTCCCCGCACGGCCGCTGCGCAAGGCGGTACGGTGGGGCGTGAAGGATGCGGCTACGCGGTCCGAGGAGGGAGCCACCGATGATTCTGCTCCGTCGCCTGCTTGGTGACGTGCTGCGTCGGCAGCGCCAGCGCCAGGGCCGTACTCTGCGCGAAGTCTCCTCGTCCGCCCGAGTCTCACTCGGCTATCTATCCGAGGTGGAGCGGGGGCAGAAGGAGGCTTCCTCCGAGCTGCTCTCCGCTATCTGCGACGCGCTTGACGTACGGATGTCCGAGCTCATGCGCGAAGTGAGTGATGAGTTGTCGCTGGCTGAGCTGGCGGAGTCGGCGGCGAGCGAGCCGGTGCGTCCACCGGTACGCCCGATGCTCAATTCCGTGTCGGTGACGTCGGTGGCAGGAGTGCCACCGGAGCGGGTGACGATCAAGGCGCCCGCGGAAGCGGTGGACGTCGTCGCTGCGTGATCCGGCTTGAGAATTCTGAAGCTCTGAGGCTCTGAACTTTTGAGGTTCTGAGTTTAGGAAAGAGCCCCGATGGGTCCTCGTTAGGACTGTCGGGGCTCTTTCATGCCCTGGCATGACCGTTTTGCGTCATTTATGCCAAGGTGGTGGGAGCCGTGAAGCCGGACCCTGAGGAGGAAACGGATGTCTGTCGTGAAGAGCACCCTGCCCGAGGCGGATCTCAAGGTGGTGGGTGAGGCTCTGCAGGGGTCGCTCGTCGACCTCGTGGATCTCGCCCTTGTGGCCAAACAGGTCCACTGGAACGTGGTGGGCCCGCGCTTCCGGTCCGTACATCTGCAGCTGGACGAGGTGGTCGCCTCGGCGCGGCTGCACTCCGACACGGTGGCCGAGCGGGCCTCGGCGATCGGCGTAAACCCGGACGGGCGGTCCGCGAGTGTGGCGAGGTCGACCGCGATCCAGGAGGTGCCGCAGGGGTGGATCAAGGATGTCGATGCCGTACGGATCCTCGTGGACGCGCTCGGTGTTGTCGTCGGCCGCATGCGTGAGCGGATCGAGGCCACGGCCGACCCGGATCCGGTGACCCAGGACATCATCATCGGGCTGACCGCGGACCTTGAGAAGCACGCATGGATGTTCCAGGCCGAGAGCGTGTAGGGCGCGTGATGCGGCGGGACGCGCCGGTTGTGCTTCCGGCGCCCCTCCCGTCGGGTGATCGGGCCCGTC
This window harbors:
- a CDS encoding CinA family protein is translated as MAGRGETLAVAESLTGGLVAAELTSVPGASRVFRGSVTAYTTELKRDVLGVDGALLEQHGAVDPEVARQMAAGVRRVLGAGWGIATTGVAGPDGQDGKPVGTVFVAVAGPGGTGNVAPLRLNGDRAVIRMESVRRVLTLLFGELIENARAQDTEQNGGN
- a CDS encoding helix-turn-helix domain-containing protein, giving the protein MILLRRLLGDVLRRQRQRQGRTLREVSSSARVSLGYLSEVERGQKEASSELLSAICDALDVRMSELMREVSDELSLAELAESAASEPVRPPVRPMLNSVSVTSVAGVPPERVTIKAPAEAVDVVAA
- a CDS encoding Dps family protein, producing MSVVKSTLPEADLKVVGEALQGSLVDLVDLALVAKQVHWNVVGPRFRSVHLQLDEVVASARLHSDTVAERASAIGVNPDGRSASVARSTAIQEVPQGWIKDVDAVRILVDALGVVVGRMRERIEATADPDPVTQDIIIGLTADLEKHAWMFQAESV